Proteins from one Microbacterium proteolyticum genomic window:
- a CDS encoding MarR family winged helix-turn-helix transcriptional regulator, with amino-acid sequence MTDMRAVSQSLSPGGDRDSGTYWYGGEPADRRVRSKAVLEALRVYRAAELAMRRRTRESMSMGENELLVLRYLLREPNRRVRPGELTRYLGLSTASTTAILDRLERSGHITRTANPDDRRSIFIQATDRAHAEVRQTLGNMHDRMLSAVIEMSAEESAVVVDFLHRMSDAVDGVAVDAGSAASP; translated from the coding sequence ATGACGGACATGCGTGCGGTGTCGCAGAGCCTCTCTCCTGGCGGAGACCGTGACTCGGGCACCTACTGGTACGGAGGCGAGCCCGCCGACCGCCGGGTTCGGAGCAAGGCCGTGCTCGAGGCGCTGCGCGTCTACCGGGCGGCGGAACTCGCGATGCGTCGGCGCACGCGCGAATCCATGTCGATGGGCGAGAACGAACTGCTCGTCCTGCGTTATCTGCTGCGGGAGCCCAACCGCCGGGTGCGTCCCGGTGAGCTCACTCGCTACCTCGGCCTCTCCACCGCGTCGACGACGGCGATCCTCGACCGCCTCGAGCGATCGGGGCACATCACGCGGACGGCCAATCCCGACGACCGTCGCAGCATCTTCATCCAGGCGACCGACCGTGCCCACGCCGAGGTGCGTCAGACCCTCGGCAACATGCACGACCGCATGCTCTCGGCCGTGATCGAGATGTCGGCCGAGGAGTCCGCGGTCGTCGTGGACTTCCTGCACCGCATGAGCGACGCGGTCGACGGAGTCGCCGTCGACGCCGGATCCGCAGCTTCGCCGTGA